The following proteins come from a genomic window of Lachnoclostridium phytofermentans ISDg:
- the gyrA gene encoding DNA gyrase subunit A: protein MDENIFDKVHDVDLKKTMETSYIEYAMSVIAARALPDVRDGLKPVQRRILYAMIELNNGPDKPHRKCARIVGDTMGKYHPHGDSSIYGALVNLAQEWSTRYPLVDGHGNFGSVDGDGAAAMRYTEARLSKISMEMLSDINKDTVDFAPNFDETEKEPLVLPARYPNLLVNGTSGIAVGMATNIPPHNMREIIGAVVRIIDNKIEEKETTIEELLEIVKGPDFPTGAMILGTRGIEEAYRTGRGKIRVRAVTNIEPMANGKNRIIVTELPYMVNKARLIEKIAELVRDKKIDGITELRDESDREGMRICIELRRDVNANVILNQLYKHTQLQDTFGVIMLALVNNQPKVLTLLEMLSYYLKHQEEVVTRRITYDLNKAKERAHILEGLLKALDFIDEVINIIRASKNGAMAKERLIERFEFDDIQAQAIIDMRLRALTGLEREKLQDEFAELQRRIAEFEAILADEKLLLGVIKGEIQVINDKFGDERRTSIGFDEFDISMEDLIPDENTVIAMTRLGYIKRMTIDNFKSQHRGGKGIKGMQTIDEDFIEDLFMTTTHHYIMFFTNKGRVYRLKAYEIPESSRTARGTAIVNLLQLLPEERITAIIALKEYKDNRYLFMATKDGIVKKTKIKEYQNIRKTGLQAINLREDDELIEVKTTNSQKDIVLVTKNGMCIRFHEKDVRNTGRASMGVIGMNLTNGDEVVAMQIHTQGKYLLTVSEYGLGKLTDLDEFTPQRRGGKGVKCYKITEKTGNVVGAKAVNEEHEVMIITNEGIIIRLEVNGISILGRITSGVKLINIDAGKDIRVASLAKVKESSMNSEEDVLKKLEEELKEENVVIPPEDDQEEEEYSEEDDSFEGDNSLEEEDLMDDTKDLEELVSRALKDQEEQEDQEKQEEDQED from the coding sequence ATGGACGAGAATATCTTTGATAAGGTGCATGATGTCGACCTTAAAAAGACAATGGAAACCTCCTATATCGAGTATGCCATGTCGGTTATTGCAGCCAGAGCCCTTCCGGATGTAAGAGATGGATTAAAACCGGTACAGAGAAGAATTTTATACGCTATGATAGAGTTAAATAACGGTCCTGACAAGCCACACCGTAAGTGTGCGCGTATTGTCGGTGATACGATGGGTAAATATCACCCTCATGGTGATAGCTCTATCTACGGCGCATTAGTAAATTTAGCACAGGAATGGTCAACCAGATATCCATTAGTGGATGGTCACGGTAACTTCGGTTCCGTGGATGGTGACGGTGCTGCTGCCATGCGTTACACCGAAGCTAGATTAAGTAAAATCTCCATGGAGATGTTGTCTGATATTAATAAAGACACCGTTGATTTTGCTCCAAACTTCGATGAAACAGAAAAAGAACCATTGGTTCTTCCAGCAAGATATCCGAATCTTTTGGTAAATGGAACGTCTGGTATTGCGGTAGGTATGGCAACCAATATCCCTCCTCACAACATGAGAGAGATCATAGGTGCAGTAGTTCGCATTATTGATAATAAAATTGAGGAAAAGGAAACAACGATTGAAGAATTATTAGAAATCGTTAAGGGACCGGATTTTCCTACTGGTGCAATGATACTTGGTACAAGAGGGATTGAAGAAGCATATCGTACTGGACGAGGAAAGATTCGTGTACGTGCGGTAACAAATATTGAGCCAATGGCAAACGGTAAAAACCGTATTATTGTTACGGAATTACCTTACATGGTAAATAAAGCTCGTTTGATTGAAAAAATTGCAGAGCTAGTACGTGATAAAAAGATTGATGGAATTACGGAACTTCGTGATGAATCTGACAGAGAAGGTATGAGAATTTGTATTGAACTTCGTCGTGATGTGAATGCAAATGTAATCTTAAATCAATTATATAAACATACTCAGTTACAAGATACCTTTGGTGTGATTATGCTTGCTTTAGTAAATAATCAGCCAAAAGTACTTACACTTCTTGAAATGTTGAGTTATTACTTAAAGCATCAAGAAGAAGTTGTAACGAGAAGAATTACTTATGATTTAAACAAGGCAAAAGAAAGAGCGCATATTTTAGAGGGATTATTAAAAGCACTGGATTTTATTGATGAGGTTATTAATATTATACGTGCCTCAAAAAATGGTGCTATGGCAAAAGAACGATTAATCGAGAGATTTGAGTTTGATGATATTCAGGCGCAAGCAATTATTGATATGAGACTTCGTGCGTTAACAGGTTTGGAACGCGAGAAGCTTCAGGATGAATTTGCTGAGCTTCAGAGAAGAATTGCTGAATTTGAAGCAATCTTAGCAGATGAGAAATTATTGCTTGGTGTCATCAAAGGAGAAATCCAGGTTATTAATGATAAATTCGGAGATGAAAGAAGAACTTCCATCGGATTTGATGAGTTTGATATTTCCATGGAAGATTTAATTCCAGATGAAAATACCGTAATTGCAATGACACGCTTAGGTTATATCAAGAGAATGACTATTGATAACTTTAAGAGTCAGCATCGTGGCGGCAAAGGAATTAAGGGTATGCAGACCATTGACGAAGACTTTATTGAAGACTTATTCATGACTACAACCCACCACTATATTATGTTCTTTACCAACAAAGGTAGAGTATATCGATTAAAGGCATACGAAATTCCGGAGTCCTCAAGAACAGCCAGAGGAACAGCTATCGTAAATCTTCTACAATTGTTACCAGAGGAAAGAATTACAGCGATTATTGCTTTAAAAGAATATAAAGACAATCGTTATCTGTTTATGGCTACAAAAGATGGTATTGTGAAAAAGACTAAGATTAAAGAATATCAAAATATTCGAAAGACCGGTCTTCAAGCAATTAATCTAAGAGAAGATGACGAATTAATTGAAGTTAAGACAACCAACAGTCAAAAAGATATTGTCCTAGTAACTAAAAACGGTATGTGTATCCGTTTCCATGAGAAAGATGTACGTAATACTGGTAGAGCATCTATGGGTGTTATTGGTATGAATTTAACTAATGGGGACGAAGTAGTTGCAATGCAGATTCACACTCAAGGTAAGTATTTACTTACAGTTTCAGAATATGGCTTAGGTAAACTAACTGACCTTGATGAATTTACTCCACAAAGACGTGGTGGTAAAGGTGTGAAATGCTACAAGATTACCGAGAAGACTGGAAATGTAGTAGGAGCGAAAGCTGTAAACGAAGAACATGAGGTAATGATAATAACCAATGAAGGTATCATCATTCGCCTTGAAGTAAACGGTATTAGCATCCTTGGTAGAATAACTTCTGGTGTTAAGTTAATTAATATTGATGCGGGTAAGGATATTAGAGTTGCTAGCTTAGCGAAAGTTAAAGAAAGTAGTATGAATTCAGAAGAAGATGTTCTAAAAAAATTGGAGGAAGAACTAAAAGAAGAAAATGTAGTAATACCTCCAGAAGATGATCAAGAAGAGGAAGAGTATTCTGAAGAGGATGACTCCTTCGAAGGAGATAATTCCCTAGAGGAAGAAGATCTTATGGATGATACGAAAGACCTTGAGGAATTAGTATCACGTGCTCTTAAGGATCAAGAAGAACAGGAAGATCAAGAAAAACAAGAAGAAGATCAAGAAGATTAA
- a CDS encoding fumarate hydratase produces the protein MRIVHTNAITKAIKEMCIEANLHLTEDVTNRLKKASLMENSDLGKKILGQLKENLEIAQKDLIPICQDTGMAVVFISIGQDVHLEGDYLETAINEGIRQGYEEGYLRKSVVNDPLLRENTKDNTPGIIHYSIIPGEDIEITVAPKGFGSENMSRVVMLKPSDGEEGIKKAVLETVKLAGPNACPPMVIGVGIGGTFEKCAILAKKALTRNLEESSKEEHIKRLEQELLKEINQTGIGPGGLGGNTTALGVNIEIYPTHIAGLPLAINICCHVNRHVKRVL, from the coding sequence ATGAGAATAGTACATACGAATGCTATTACAAAGGCAATAAAAGAAATGTGCATTGAAGCAAATTTGCATCTGACAGAGGATGTTACGAATAGACTAAAGAAAGCAAGCCTCATGGAAAACTCAGACCTTGGAAAAAAGATTTTAGGTCAATTAAAGGAAAACTTAGAGATTGCACAAAAAGACCTCATTCCCATATGTCAAGATACAGGAATGGCAGTAGTATTTATTTCAATTGGTCAGGATGTACATCTAGAAGGAGATTATCTAGAGACTGCTATCAATGAAGGGATAAGACAAGGCTACGAGGAAGGATATCTTAGGAAATCTGTGGTAAACGATCCGCTACTTCGAGAAAATACAAAAGATAACACACCAGGAATTATCCACTATAGTATTATCCCAGGAGAAGATATTGAAATAACAGTTGCTCCAAAAGGATTTGGTAGTGAAAATATGAGCCGTGTTGTTATGCTCAAACCGTCCGATGGGGAAGAAGGAATCAAAAAAGCAGTATTAGAAACCGTAAAGCTCGCTGGTCCTAATGCATGCCCTCCTATGGTGATTGGAGTAGGAATCGGCGGAACATTTGAAAAATGTGCGATTCTAGCAAAAAAAGCATTAACAAGAAACTTAGAGGAAAGTTCGAAAGAAGAACATATAAAACGATTAGAACAAGAGCTTCTAAAAGAAATTAATCAGACAGGTATCGGACCTGGTGGTCTGGGAGGAAATACCACTGCTCTGGGTGTTAATATTGAAATTTATCCAACTCATATTGCAGGACTTCCTCTTGCTATTAATATCTGTTGTCATGTGAATCGCCATGTGAAAAGAGTACTGTAG
- a CDS encoding Fe-S-containing hydro-lyase: MDKYITTPIDSSKVVGLKAGDYVYLSGKIYTARDAAHKRMFEALQQNKELPFDMTNQVIYYLGPTPAREGQVIGSAGPTTSSRMDKYTPTLLDLGLKGMIGKGKRNEDVIASMVRNKAVYFAAVGGAGALLSKCIKSSKVIAYEDLGTEAIRELWVENLPVIVVIDSNGNNFYELQMNSINS, encoded by the coding sequence ATGGATAAGTATATTACGACGCCGATAGATTCATCTAAAGTGGTAGGACTAAAAGCAGGTGATTATGTATACCTGTCAGGAAAAATATATACTGCGAGGGATGCTGCTCATAAAAGAATGTTCGAGGCGTTACAACAGAATAAGGAATTACCTTTTGATATGACTAATCAAGTTATTTATTATCTTGGTCCTACTCCAGCAAGAGAGGGACAGGTAATAGGTTCTGCAGGCCCAACTACAAGTAGCAGAATGGATAAGTATACCCCTACTCTTCTTGATTTAGGTTTAAAAGGAATGATTGGTAAAGGAAAAAGAAATGAAGATGTAATCGCTTCCATGGTAAGGAATAAAGCTGTATATTTTGCTGCTGTTGGGGGAGCAGGTGCCTTACTCTCAAAGTGTATTAAATCATCTAAGGTAATTGCCTATGAGGATTTAGGCACAGAAGCTATTCGTGAATTATGGGTTGAAAATTTACCCGTGATTGTAGTTATTGACTCGAATGGTAATAATTTCTATGAATTACAAATGAATTCGATAAATTCATAG
- a CDS encoding RrF2 family transcriptional regulator: MKISTKGRYALRLMLDLAINNTGEFITIKSIAGRQEISDKYLEQIITLLSRAGYVKSSRGAQGGYRLTKEPKEYTVGMILKLIEGSLAPVSCVEEEDNDCNRYGSCATLFVYQKINEAVNNVVDNITLEDLVERHRELGENNYVI, translated from the coding sequence ATGAAGATTTCAACGAAAGGACGATATGCGCTTCGTCTGATGTTAGATTTAGCTATTAACAATACTGGTGAATTTATTACAATTAAGAGCATTGCCGGGAGACAGGAAATTTCTGATAAGTACCTAGAACAGATTATAACCCTGTTAAGCAGAGCTGGATATGTGAAAAGTTCAAGAGGAGCCCAAGGTGGTTATCGGTTAACAAAAGAACCAAAAGAGTATACAGTTGGTATGATATTAAAATTAATTGAAGGAAGTCTTGCGCCAGTATCCTGTGTAGAAGAGGAAGATAACGATTGTAATCGATATGGTTCCTGCGCAACTTTATTTGTTTATCAGAAGATAAATGAGGCAGTAAATAATGTAGTTGATAATATTACGTTAGAGGATTTAGTGGAACGCCATCGAGAACTTGGTGAAAATAACTATGTAATATAA
- a CDS encoding O-acetylhomoserine aminocarboxypropyltransferase/cysteine synthase family protein produces the protein MSEQKRNLKFETLQLHVGQENADIATDARAVPIYQTTSYVFHNADHATARFNLTDAGNIYGRLTNPTQDVFEKRISALEGGVAALAVASGAAAITYTIMNLAQSGDHIVASKDIYGGSYNLLAHTLKEYGITTTFVDASDVENVKYAIKDNTKGVFIESLGNPNSNVLDIEAIAKIAHENKIPLVIDNTFATPYLLRPIEYGADIVVHSATKFIGGHGTSIGGVIIDSGKFDWEASGKFSSLTEPNPSYHGISFTKAVGEAAFVTKIRAILLRDTGAALSPFHAFMFLQGLETLSLRVERHVENALKVVEFLNKHPNIEKVNHPSLKESESHELYQKYFKKGAGSIFTIEIKGGEKEAKEFIDKLQIFSLLANVADVKSLVIHPASTTHSQMNEEELKNSGIKPNTVRLSIGTEHIDDILYDLEKALD, from the coding sequence ATGAGTGAGCAAAAAAGGAATTTGAAGTTTGAGACATTACAGTTACATGTTGGTCAGGAGAATGCAGATATAGCAACGGATGCAAGAGCGGTTCCTATCTATCAAACAACATCTTATGTATTTCATAATGCAGATCATGCAACAGCAAGATTTAATCTTACAGATGCAGGAAATATTTATGGACGTCTAACAAATCCAACACAAGATGTATTTGAAAAAAGAATTTCAGCCTTAGAGGGCGGAGTCGCAGCTTTAGCTGTTGCTTCAGGTGCAGCAGCCATAACCTATACTATTATGAATCTGGCACAATCAGGTGATCATATTGTTGCATCGAAAGACATTTATGGTGGATCTTATAATCTATTGGCGCATACACTAAAAGAGTATGGAATCACAACCACCTTTGTAGATGCCTCAGACGTAGAAAATGTTAAATATGCAATTAAGGATAATACCAAAGGTGTATTTATTGAAAGCCTTGGTAATCCTAATTCTAATGTCCTTGACATAGAAGCAATTGCTAAGATTGCTCATGAAAATAAAATACCTCTTGTAATAGACAATACCTTTGCAACGCCATATTTGCTTCGTCCTATTGAATATGGAGCAGATATTGTAGTACATTCAGCTACGAAGTTCATCGGTGGTCATGGAACATCAATTGGTGGTGTTATTATTGATAGTGGTAAATTTGATTGGGAAGCATCCGGGAAATTTTCATCATTAACAGAGCCAAATCCATCGTACCATGGAATTTCATTTACAAAGGCAGTAGGAGAAGCGGCATTTGTGACAAAGATAAGAGCAATATTATTAAGAGACACTGGCGCTGCATTATCACCATTTCATGCATTTATGTTTTTACAGGGATTAGAAACATTGTCACTACGTGTAGAACGTCATGTAGAGAATGCACTCAAGGTTGTAGAGTTTTTAAATAAACATCCAAACATTGAGAAAGTAAATCATCCTTCTTTAAAAGAAAGTGAGTCTCATGAGTTATATCAAAAGTATTTTAAAAAAGGAGCTGGTTCAATTTTTACAATAGAAATCAAGGGTGGAGAGAAAGAGGCAAAGGAATTTATTGATAAGCTTCAGATATTCTCTTTACTTGCAAATGTTGCAGATGTAAAATCATTAGTAATACATCCAGCGTCAACAACACACTCGCAAATGAACGAAGAAGAATTAAAAAATTCTGGAATAAAACCAAATACGGTTCGTTTATCGATTGGAACAGAACATATTGACGATATTTTATATGACCTGGAAAAAGCATTAGATTAA
- the cysK gene encoding cysteine synthase A yields MKIAKSLTDLIGNTPLLELSSFVKQQDLKANIIGKLEYFNPAGSVKDRVAKAMIEDAEERGLIKKGAVIIEPTSGNTGIGLASVATARGYRIILTMPETMSVERRNLLKAYGAELVLTDGSLGMKGAIAKAEELAKETPNSFIPGQFINPANPEVHRKTTGPEIWKDTDGKVDILVSGIGTGGTITGAGEYLKTQNPNIKVVAVEPASSPVLSKGVAGPHKIQGIGAGFIPDTLNTKVYDEIITVENEDAFTTGREIAKTEGLLVGISSGAAVYAAVQLAKRPENAGKNIVVILPDTGERYLSTPLFSEQ; encoded by the coding sequence ATGAAAATAGCGAAAAGTTTAACAGATTTAATTGGAAATACACCATTATTAGAATTAAGTAGTTTTGTAAAACAACAAGATTTAAAGGCCAATATTATAGGCAAGTTAGAATACTTTAATCCTGCCGGTAGTGTCAAAGATCGTGTAGCAAAAGCAATGATCGAAGACGCGGAGGAAAGAGGTCTTATCAAAAAAGGTGCCGTTATTATTGAACCAACAAGTGGTAATACCGGTATTGGTTTAGCCTCTGTTGCAACAGCAAGAGGTTATCGTATTATTTTAACAATGCCCGAAACGATGAGTGTTGAAAGACGTAACCTATTAAAGGCTTATGGAGCAGAGCTTGTTCTTACAGATGGTAGCCTTGGTATGAAGGGAGCTATTGCAAAAGCAGAGGAACTTGCAAAGGAAACTCCAAATTCCTTTATTCCAGGTCAGTTTATTAATCCTGCAAATCCAGAAGTTCATAGAAAAACGACAGGACCAGAGATTTGGAAAGATACAGATGGTAAAGTTGATATCTTAGTATCTGGTATTGGAACTGGTGGAACAATTACAGGAGCAGGAGAATACCTAAAAACACAAAACCCGAATATTAAAGTCGTAGCTGTTGAGCCAGCAAGTTCTCCTGTTTTATCAAAAGGGGTAGCAGGTCCTCATAAAATTCAAGGAATTGGTGCAGGATTTATTCCAGATACGTTAAACACCAAAGTGTATGATGAAATTATTACAGTAGAAAATGAAGATGCATTCACCACAGGACGTGAAATTGCTAAAACTGAGGGACTTTTAGTTGGAATATCATCAGGGGCAGCAGTGTATGCAGCAGTACAATTAGCTAAGCGTCCAGAAAATGCAGGTAAAAATATTGTAGTTATATTACCTGATACCGGAGAGAGATATTTATCTACACCATTATTCTCAGAACAATAG
- a CDS encoding NAD-dependent protein deacylase codes for MTKETEQLIEIVKESNNIVFFGGAGVSTESGIPDFRSENGLYTTGQGKKYSPEQLLSHSFFMRHTHDFFAYYKSHMIYKEAKPNPAHLALAKLEELGKLSAVITQNIDSLHQVAGSQTVYELHGSSNRNYCMKCRKSFSLDQIMKMDTVPICTNCGGVVKPDVVLYEEELKQATIQKAIDAILKADTMIVGGTSLVVWPAASLIEYFQGKNLVLINKSETTYDTMASLVIHDSIGEVLDSVIRTL; via the coding sequence ATGACAAAAGAAACAGAACAACTTATAGAGATTGTGAAGGAAAGTAATAATATTGTATTCTTTGGTGGCGCAGGTGTATCAACAGAATCTGGAATACCAGATTTTCGTTCAGAAAATGGTTTATATACTACGGGACAAGGAAAAAAATATTCCCCAGAACAATTATTATCCCATAGTTTTTTTATGAGGCATACGCATGATTTTTTTGCGTATTATAAAAGTCATATGATTTATAAAGAAGCGAAACCGAATCCTGCACATCTTGCTTTAGCTAAGCTAGAGGAGCTAGGTAAGCTATCAGCAGTTATTACACAAAACATAGATAGTTTGCATCAGGTGGCAGGTAGTCAAACGGTGTATGAGCTACATGGTTCTTCTAATAGAAACTATTGTATGAAATGTAGAAAAAGTTTTAGTCTTGATCAAATAATGAAAATGGATACAGTTCCAATTTGCACGAATTGCGGTGGTGTTGTAAAACCTGATGTTGTTTTATATGAAGAGGAGTTAAAACAGGCTACGATACAAAAAGCAATCGATGCAATTTTGAAGGCGGATACTATGATAGTTGGCGGTACCTCTCTTGTTGTATGGCCAGCTGCGAGTTTAATAGAGTATTTTCAAGGTAAAAATCTGGTTTTAATTAATAAAAGTGAGACAACTTATGATACTATGGCATCCTTAGTGATTCACGATTCCATTGGCGAGGTTTTAGATTCTGTTATTCGTACTTTATAA
- the fsa gene encoding fructose-6-phosphate aldolase gives MKFFIDTANVEEIKKANDMGVICGVTTNPSLIAKEGRDFKEVITEITNIVDGPISGEVKATTEDAESMIKEGREIAKIHPNMVVKIPMTVEGLKATKVLSQEGIKTNVTLVFSANQALLAARAGATYVSPFLGRLDDISTPGIDLIRTISDIFEIYNLPTEIIAASVRNPVHITDCALAGAHIATVPYSVIVQCTKHPLTDAGIEKFKADYRAVFGE, from the coding sequence ATGAAATTTTTTATAGACACAGCGAATGTTGAAGAAATCAAAAAAGCAAATGACATGGGTGTTATTTGTGGTGTTACAACAAATCCATCATTAATCGCAAAAGAAGGTAGAGATTTTAAAGAAGTAATCACTGAGATTACTAATATTGTAGATGGTCCTATTAGTGGTGAAGTAAAGGCTACTACAGAAGATGCAGAATCTATGATTAAAGAAGGACGCGAAATTGCAAAAATTCATCCTAATATGGTAGTTAAAATTCCTATGACAGTAGAAGGGTTAAAGGCGACTAAAGTGTTATCCCAAGAAGGAATTAAAACCAATGTTACTTTAGTATTTTCTGCAAATCAGGCATTATTAGCTGCTAGAGCAGGAGCAACTTATGTTTCTCCTTTCTTAGGTAGACTCGATGATATTTCAACTCCAGGTATTGATTTAATTCGTACAATCTCAGATATTTTCGAGATATATAATTTACCAACTGAGATTATTGCTGCAAGTGTAAGAAATCCAGTTCATATTACAGATTGTGCATTGGCGGGGGCGCATATTGCTACCGTTCCATATAGTGTTATTGTTCAATGTACTAAGCATCCATTAACGGATGCTGGTATTGAGAAGTTTAAAGCAGACTATAGAGCTGTATTTGGCGAATAA
- the tkt gene encoding transketolase has translation MNNIDTMSINAIRVLAADAVQKAKSGHPGLPLGCAAIAYDIWANEMKHNPANPDWANRDRFILSGGHGSTLLYSLLHLFGYGLTKEDMMQFRQLDSLTPGHPEYRHTKGVEATTGPLGAGMAMAVGMAMSEEHLAAKFNKENYPVVDHYTYVLGGDGCMMEGISYEAFSLAGTLGLSKLIVFYDSNKISIEGDTDIAFTEDVLKRFEAFHFQTIVVEDGNNIEEISNAVKAAKADTNRPSLILCKTQIGYGCPAKQGKASAHGEPLGDDNVVALKENIGWPSTEPFFVPEEVYAHYNEIAAKKAEDETAWNKMFAEYCSAYPEMKEAWEKEFDLDVAKELIDNEEFWSFEDKPEATRNLSGVILNKLKNYVPSLIGGAADLAPSTKTYLNNEGDFSKDNRLGRNLHFGVRELAMAAIGNGMVLHGLRAYVSTFFVFSDYMKPMARLSSLMRIPTTFVWTHDSIGVGEDGPTHEPIEQLAMYRAMPNFHIFRPADATETIAAWYSAVTSKETPTALVLTRQNLPQLAGSSKEALKGAYVLEDSNKETPDAIIIATGSEVELAVAAKAELLKEGVDVRVVSMPCMDIFEEQSKEYKESILPSAVRKRVAVEALIGYGWEKYVGLDGTIVSMNGFGASAPAGTLFKKFGFTTENVVASVKSIL, from the coding sequence ATGAATAACATTGACACAATGTCCATTAACGCGATCCGTGTATTAGCTGCGGATGCCGTACAGAAAGCGAAATCAGGTCATCCGGGGCTACCACTTGGATGTGCTGCAATTGCTTATGATATTTGGGCAAATGAAATGAAGCATAATCCAGCAAACCCTGATTGGGCGAATCGAGATCGTTTCATATTATCTGGTGGACATGGATCTACGTTATTGTATTCCTTGTTACATTTATTTGGATATGGTTTAACCAAAGAAGATATGATGCAATTTCGTCAATTAGATTCCCTTACACCAGGTCATCCAGAGTATCGTCATACAAAGGGTGTAGAAGCTACAACAGGACCACTTGGTGCAGGTATGGCAATGGCTGTTGGTATGGCAATGTCTGAAGAGCATTTAGCTGCAAAATTTAATAAAGAAAATTATCCAGTAGTAGACCATTATACTTATGTACTCGGTGGAGACGGCTGTATGATGGAAGGTATCTCTTATGAGGCATTTTCTTTAGCTGGTACATTAGGACTTTCCAAGTTAATTGTTTTCTATGATTCTAATAAGATTTCCATCGAAGGCGATACTGATATTGCATTTACTGAGGATGTTTTAAAACGTTTTGAGGCATTCCACTTCCAGACTATCGTAGTGGAAGATGGTAATAACATTGAAGAAATCTCAAATGCGGTAAAAGCTGCTAAAGCGGATACAAATAGACCAAGCTTGATTTTATGTAAAACACAGATTGGTTATGGCTGTCCTGCAAAACAGGGTAAGGCAAGTGCACATGGAGAACCTCTTGGAGATGACAATGTAGTAGCATTAAAAGAAAATATCGGCTGGCCTTCCACAGAACCTTTCTTTGTACCAGAAGAAGTATATGCTCACTACAACGAAATTGCAGCTAAGAAGGCAGAGGATGAAACTGCATGGAATAAGATGTTTGCAGAATATTGTTCTGCTTATCCAGAAATGAAGGAAGCATGGGAGAAGGAATTCGACCTTGATGTTGCAAAAGAATTAATTGATAATGAAGAGTTCTGGTCATTTGAGGACAAGCCAGAAGCAACTAGAAACTTATCTGGTGTTATTTTAAATAAATTAAAGAACTATGTACCAAGTTTAATTGGTGGTGCAGCAGACTTAGCTCCTTCTACAAAGACTTATTTAAATAATGAAGGTGATTTCTCCAAAGACAATAGACTTGGAAGAAACCTTCACTTTGGTGTAAGAGAGCTTGCTATGGCGGCAATTGGAAATGGTATGGTATTACATGGTCTACGTGCTTATGTATCTACCTTCTTTGTATTTAGTGACTATATGAAACCAATGGCAAGATTATCATCACTTATGAGAATACCGACAACTTTTGTTTGGACACATGATAGTATCGGTGTTGGTGAAGATGGTCCAACTCATGAACCAATTGAGCAGCTTGCAATGTATCGTGCAATGCCGAACTTCCATATATTCCGTCCAGCAGATGCTACGGAAACAATTGCTGCTTGGTATAGTGCAGTAACTTCTAAGGAAACTCCAACAGCTCTTGTATTAACAAGACAGAACCTTCCACAGTTAGCAGGTTCATCAAAAGAAGCATTAAAGGGAGCTTATGTATTAGAAGATTCTAATAAGGAGACTCCAGATGCAATTATTATTGCAACTGGTTCTGAAGTTGAACTTGCTGTTGCAGCAAAGGCGGAGTTATTAAAAGAAGGCGTTGATGTACGTGTAGTTAGTATGCCATGTATGGACATCTTTGAAGAGCAAAGCAAGGAATATAAAGAAAGCATTCTACCTAGTGCAGTTCGTAAGAGAGTAGCAGTTGAAGCACTCATCGGATATGGCTGGGAGAAATATGTTGGTTTAGATGGCACAATCGTTTCTATGAACGGATTTGGTGCATCTGCTCCAGCGGGGACATTATTCAAGAAATTCGGATTTACTACAGAGAATGTAGTAGCATCGGTTAAATCAATTCTATAA